ATACGGTCAACTTGTCCTTCTTCAGTTGTACCAATTACACCGACTACACCAAGAATTGGAATGTTTTGTGCAGCGAGTTCACGGATCCTAGCTTCTAATTTAACAATGTCCATACGATATTCATTATCAACATCGATAGCTTCTACACAATCAAGTCCAATACCAATAATGTCAGCAGCTTTTAACCAAGAGTAATGCTTTGTTTGTGGAATTAACCATTTTCCTAATTTGCTAAGATTTTTTCCACTACGTGCAGAGTGAGCTTTGATTTCATCCATTTTCTCAGAAGCTTGATCTAGAATATCAAGAATTGATTCTGTAGACATATTCAGTAATTCCCACTCTGATTTACCCTCTACAAATTCAGGAGCTACTTCCTTAATTGCAAGAGGAAGAGACTTAATGTTTCTTGCATACCATAGACCTTCTAAGTTCGCGATGGAACCATCGGCACATATATGTCCCCAGCTTTCCCCTGCTTTATAGCTCATCAGTTTAGCAAATTCATGTCCACATTCTTCTTCCATTTGGGAAGTACCTGGAGATGATTCATAAGCTACATTATTACCATTCCATAACATTGCAGCTGTATAAGCAATAATCGACGGCATTAAAGTTTCGGAATTCATATGACCCCAGAAACGACCTGCCGAGTGCCAAGGCAACGATTCTGTACGAAGCTTGGAAGATAATTCATTAAACACACTACGTACATGATCAGTCGTTTCTTGAAAGCTTTGCGAGCTTTTATCTTGAGGGGTAATAACAGGCATATCCTGTGGCATATAGTTTTGACGCCAGCCCACATGTTCATCTATGATTTTATTTAAGGATTCTTTAAAAATATCGACATTTTCACCTTTACTGCCTAAGAATAATGCTTTCAAGTTGATGTCTGGTAATGGATAATTCATTTTATTTTCCTCCGGTTCAATATATTTAGTATTTAATTTCACAAACTTATTTCTCACAACTAATCAGCTAAATCATTTTTTTTCCATTCCGGCTTTTTAAGCTTGTAAATAATAAGAGCGACCGCAATCATTACAAGTGTAGCTGCGACTTGATAGATCATATATCCTGTGTATTGGCTTGGTTTAAGAATAGATGGTGGAATGATACTCACAATAATCGTGATAATAACACTTAATATAGAAAGAAGTGAGACAAACCACATTAATCCATTCCCTTTGTTACCCAATCTAAAAGGTCTATTCAGTTCAGGCATTTTGTAGCGTAAACGAATAGCTGAGATCGCAATTAACAAATAAACAATACAGTATAAAATAGTTGTTGTGATGGTAATAATTAAGAATGCACTATTAACATCTGGAACAACTACGTAAAGAAATGAAACTAATGAAATAACAATCGCTTGGATCATAACAAAAGTGATTGGAATATCCTTTTTTGTTCTCTTTTGGAATAACTTAGGCAAATTTCCTTCATCAGCAACTTTAATCATTGACTTGCTCGGTCCAAGAACCCATGCACTTAACTGCACTAATACACCAATCAAGATCATAGCTGAGACGATATTAACAAATATAGCTGGAACTCCTAAATCGTTGCAGAAAATAACAAAGGGTTGTGTAATATTAGCAAGTTCCATTTTCCCTTGTGGAACAGCATTAGATACGGTCAACCCAGCAATAAGGTTAAGAATTACAAGTGCAATAACCGAAGAAATTACAGCAATTGGATAGTTGCGCTTTGGATTCTCAATATTGTTCGCATGTACGGATGAAATTTCAACCCCTGCGAAAATAAAGATAATTGCTGATAAATAAGCAACACTACCTAAATCTTTGAAATTCGGAACTAAATCGCTTGCTTTAAAATGGCCTAAATAGTTATCTGGTTGAATCCCGTGTTTCATCATATAGATAAGACCTAATATGATTAGGAAACCAAATGGAATATAAACACCAATCACTGCTCCCCAATTACCGGCGATTTTAACCATATCAAATTTGAGATTTAATAAGGTTACTCCCCAATAGGAGATTAGAATAATCACAAATATAAAGATATTATTGGAAGAAAGATCTGGTTTGTTAATGACATATCCGAGTAAAATACCTACTGTGGAAGCAACCATTACCATTCCGAAGAACATTTGAACCCATAATAACCACGAGGTAACAAATCCCCATTTTTCTCCCATTGCTTTTTTCACCCAAACTTGAGGTCCACCATCTTCTTGAAACCCTGTTGAAAGTTCAGCTGACATCAATGCAATAGGAAGTGCAAATAATATTGCTGCAACAAGCATATAGAAGATTTGAGTCCAACCTGTAACAGCAAGCGATGGTACGCTACGTACCGTACCAAAGAACGCCATCGTAATACCAATCAATCCGAAAAGGGTTAATTTTTTTGAACTGGCCATGATTACATCCTTCTTTCTTCTTTTTCAATTTCCAAATGGTCAGTTTCTTCAATATTGGAAGTATTGAAACAAACTATGAAGGGATATTTTGTGCATAATATGCAACAATCCCATTGTCAAAAAGCTGCCTTTCTTAATCCTAAATTTATGTTTAACGTTAATCGATTAACTTACAGGATCAAGACTACGCCTTCTTTATTGTTTTGTCAATGAGTTAATTAACGTTGATTTAACAAGGTATTTTAAGGTTTCCGAAAAACTTATTATTTAACGAATTAAAGCCTTTATTGACTTATGGATAAATGCATTAATGGTTTTATGCTTTTACAAGTTAAATCATAAAAGAAGAGTGGATTAATCGGTTTTGTATAAATGTTATTTTTATACATCTTTTTTACAATTTTGTTTTAGCGGAAGATTATATGGAATAATTAGTTTCTTACTGCTTGAAAGAATACACAAAAAGAAGAGTGACCTCTTGCGTCACTCTTCGCTATAGAAAGATCATCAGTTATGATGTTCTCCCTTCTTTATTATTTTAAATTGGAAAAGGGGTTGTTCTCTTTAAATCTAAAGCCTGGGTGCCATTCTAACATATTCTCAAATGCACAATTGGCAATTGAATCTTTTACATCGAATCGATCCATGTCTAGATCAAAGGCTTGATCCGATTCTATTTGATCCATTACATCTTTTAATAATTTGCTGTATCCTATTAATCTTCGTGATTCAAGTTGTGGGTTAAAGTTAACAGGAATCTTAGTATTTTCTACATCATGAAGGATAGATAAACCCTGTTCCATTTTTAGAACAATACCATGATCATCCTTTTTAGAACTAACTACTTTCATCTTCACAAATAAGTTATTTTCCCTATTCAATGCCTTACTCCACAAGGAGACCCAGTTATCATGCTTGATATAATATCTACCTTGAAAATAACTTTTGATCATTGGGAGTAAGACATAGATTCTAGGATAATATAGGTCACCTGATTTCACGATATCTAACATTCTAAAATAACCAAGTGAAGCTTGCGTTATACTCTTATACTTAAACAAACGATTAAATCCAATTAATATATGATCTAACTCTTTATTGATATTCTCTTCCGTTACATTATCTAAACCAAGCTCGACTATCAACCAATTGACATGTTTCTCTTTATTAACCTGTGTTATCAAGTAATGATTATAATATGCTAATTGTAGCGATCTCTTCCATGATACCAGCATGGTTATTCCCTACCTTCCCCATGAAAATAGCTACGATATGCTATTCCCCTAATTTCACAAGGCTGTAGCTCTTTTTACCTTTACGAATAATGATAAACCGACCATCAAATGTTTTGTCCATGGTCACATCCATGTTTACATCATCCAATCGTTCACCATTCATGGAAATAGCTCCATTTACAATATCTTCCCTTGCCTGACGCTTAGAAGGTTCAATACCTACATCCACTAACCAATCCACAATATTCTTAGTTTCTTTTGTAGCTTGAAAAGTAGGCATTTCTTTAAATCCTTGCTCAATTTCATCTGTTGTTAATGATTTAATATCTCCACTGAATAAGGCTTCCGAAATTTTAATTGCTTGTACTAAAGCTTCTTCACTGTGAACGAATCTTGTCATCTCTCCAGCAAGTACTCGTTGTGCTTCACGTTTACCAGGTTCTGTTTTAACTTTATTCTCTAATTCACCAATCACATCTTTAGTTAAGAATGTGAAGAATTTCAGGTATCTAATAACATCACGATCATCTGTATTCACCCAGAATTGGAAGAATTCAAACGGTGTTGTTTTCTTAGGATCTAGCCAGATAGCCCCGCCTGCTGTTTTACCAAATTTTGTACCATCCGCTTTTAGCATTAATGGAATTGTTAATCCGAACGCCTTCGCATTTGGACCTTCTTTTTTACGAATCAAGTCTAGGCCACTTGTAATGTTACCCCATTGATCGGCTCCACCAATTTGTAATTGAACATCTTCTTCTTTAAACAAATGATGGAAGTCCATGGACTGAAGAATTTGGTATGAGAATTCGGTAAATGAAATCCCACTATCTAGACGACTTGCAACAATATCTTTGGCCAGCATCGCATTGACGCTAAAGTTTTTGCCATAATCACGTAAGAAATCGATGATGTTTATTTTATGAGTCCAGTCAAAATTGTTTACCATTGCCAGTTTATTGTCGCTGTCTGTTTCAAATAACTTTTTCATTTGTACTGTTAGCGCGTTAACATTATCTTGCACTTGTTCTAATGTTTGTAGTTGACGTTCTGTTTGACGTCCACTTGGATCACCGATTGTACCTGTTGCTCCACCAATTAAGATAACCGGATGATGTCCAAATAATTGAAAACGTTTCATCATCATGAACGGAATTAAATGTCCGATATGCATGCTGTCACCCGTTGGATCTACACCGCAGTATAAGGCGATCTTTTTCTCACTAACTAATTCGCGTAATCCTTCTGCATCTGTCTGTTGGTTAATCGCGTCGCGCCATTCCAGCTCGTCTATAATGTTCATGTTATTCATGGTCACCCAGCTCCTTTGGTTTTACAGTATGGTTAATCTCTTATACGTAAGGTAACGTCAGTCCATAAAAAAAATCGTCCCTATGTCAACTAGACATAGGGACGATTAATTAACCGTGTTACCACCCAAATTGCATAAATAGTGCTGCAGTCACTATTCATACCACTCTTAGCAATGATATCGATTGCCAGTTCGCTTAGTGTTACCTAAGATACTCCAGAGTGTAATTCACAAGACTGTTTGTACTAGGTCGCATCATCCCCTAGTTTTCTGATTAACAGTGACAGCTTGCTACTAATTCCTTCGACGTATACCGTGTATAAGATTATCCATACTATAGACAATAAAATTGAGCTTGTCAATTAACAGTTTCCATATTGGCAAATTCTTCTGAATTAAACGCGATAGCCCCGACCGTAAACGCCTTAAAAAGCTGATCGGCAGTCTGCGTGAGACGTATGCGAAAAAGTCGCTCGGTCATGAAAATTTGTCTGGATTAATATAGAAAAATTGTAAGAATTTCAAACTTCCACTGACCATAAAGAAGAGATGTCCTCCCTATAATATGTCGTCTACACATAATAAGGCGCTTATGCTTCCCACATGTTTCTGGTTGACCTAATATTACGAAAAACTATCCTTCGCCCTTGATACATCCACGTTTAACACTTTAGTGAAATCCTGTGATAAGCGAGCAATCAGTAGTGAACTAAATCGTACTATGGGAGTTTAATGATGGACGAAAAATTCAAAGTTTTACAATAGATATTTCCATGTAAAATATTGTATTACGGCATGTATTCGCCATTCGGGAGCCGTGACCATAATCATAAGATAGGCTATTCCCCTTTCGCATACTTGCGATTAATCGGCATCACACAGTTTTTGAGAATGATTTTTAATCAAATTAAAAAAGCTCCTGCAGCATCAAGCGAGGCCACTGAAAAACGTGTGTTTTAAGAATCTGTAAAATGAGCTTAAACAGCTAAAGGCGAATTCCCCTCCATTCTGAGTGAGAATTCGCCTTTATTTTATGTATTCCTTATGCTCTTTACTTTAATAGCGTCAATATTCTTTTGAGATTTACTGCAAATATAGCCATTGCTCCTTGCATGTGCATGCCGACGAGACCGGAGGAAGATGCCACATCATACCCATGTCTGTGTTTTAGTTCACTATTCTTTGCTTCAATTTTATAACGTTCTCTTGCCTTCTCTTTAAAATATTCACTTTCTTGGAAAGTTTGCTGCTCACTATGCTCCGTGGATTTGATGCTCACTGAATAGGTTTTTGATTGTGCTCCCTCTTTATAACATCCTTCTTTGTAGGGGCATTGCTTACACTTATCGATATCAAAATAATAAGTATCCTTTTGATTTTTTCCTACATTCTTTCTCCCCGTACGTGCCCTACGAATTGCCATATGCCCTGCTTTACAAACGTACATCCCTGCATCTTTATTAAACTCAAATTCATCTTCTTTTTTACGAGTACCCTGAGTAATCTGCGGATGTAATTTGGATATGAGTTGCAATTCATTTTGTTTGGCATACTGAATATTTTCTTTCTCAGAATAGGCTGTGTCGCCAATGACTGTATCGATATCCATGCCCGTTTTGCGACTTTTTTCGATTAGTATTTGGAGTTGTTTCCCATCACTTTTTTCACCTGTTGTAACTACGGCAGCTGTAATAATACGTTCTTCATTCATTGCAATATGTGTTTTATAGCCAAAAAACTTTCATGAGCCCTCGGCTCACATCCCAGAATGAAAATGTTATTTGCTCATTGCCACCCATGTCTTAATCCAACCATTTCTGTCTATTCTATGAATAGAGGGACAGAAGAAACACGAGGTCTTTAATGGTGGTATAACCCTGTACAAAAAACCGTCTACGGCTGGTCATGAGCACAACCCATTGTCGCCATCTTCGGATGAGCACGTGTAAAAAAATCCTTACTTTCTCAGCAGCCTACTCTGTCCCTCCACACATTTCGTTTGGAGGGTTATTTCATGGAAGCAATTTTAGAACACTGTTGTGGACTCGACGTCCACCGGGATACGGTCGTGGCTTGTCTCTTAAGCGGCAACCTCCAAGATCGTCCCCACAAAGAAATTCGCACCTTTTCAACAATGTCCAAGGGCTTGCATGAGCTTGAGGCCTGGATTCAAGCTGCTTCCTGCACCCACGTGGCTATGGAAAGTACAGGGGTTTATTGGAAGCCTGTTTATCATGTGCTCGAACAGTCTTGTGAGATTAGACTCGCCAATGCTCAGCGTATCAAGAATGTTCCTGGGCGTAAAACAGATATCTCCGACGCGGAGTGGATCGCCAAACTCCTTCGCTCTGGCCTTATTGAGGGCAGCTTCGTTCCGCCTCAAGACATCCGGGAACTTCGCGAACTTACGCGCCATCGGAAGAAGTTGGTTCATCACATGACCGCAGAAAAAAATCGTATCCAGAAGGTACTGGAATCTGCTGGCATCAAACTTGCTTCCGTAATCTCCGACGTGTTTGGTGTGACGGGACGCGCCTTGCTCCGCCAACTCATGGACAATGGCAGACTGGATGAGGAATCCATACGTTCCCTCGTCAAGGGACAAATCAAGAACAAAGTCCCCCAACTCATGGATGCACTGCAAGGTAAACTTTCTTCCCATCATCGTTTTCTTCTCGCTCAATCCTGGCAGCATCTTACTCACCTGGAGCATTCCATTCAGGACTTCGATGAAACCATAGACTCACATTTAGCACCCTATCGTGTCGAAATCGAAATTCTCCGAACTCTTCCAGGCGTGGATGTGACTGCCGCTTCCGCCATTTTAGCTGAGATCGGTGCGGACATGCTTCAGTTTCATTCCGAGCGCCACTTGGCTTCTTGGGCCGGTTTATCCCCTGGCAACTACGAAAGTGCTGGAAAAAAAAGTCCTCACGTATCCTCCATGGCAACCCACACCTAAAATCCATCCTTGCCGAGTCCGCGTGGGCGGCATCCCGAACGAAAAAAACGTATTTAGCTTCGAAGTACTGGAAGTTAGCTGCCCGTCGTGGTAAGAAAAAGGCGCTGATTGCAACGGCACACAAGATGCTCACCATGATTTATCACATGCTCCTTCGACAGCAACCTTATGTAGAACTAGGTGTAGATTACTTGGATCATCTGAATCAGCACGTCAGAGCAAGACGGTTAGTCAAACAATTAGCATCTTTGGGCTACAATGTGCAGCTTGATTCGGAGCCAGAAGTCTCTTAATTCTTGTCACTCAAGCTTTAAATTTTTTTCAATAAGTCCCGGACATCCTATTGCCTTTTTTCCATCCTCTCTTCATACTCTTGTTCGTGTGCATCCTTACATTTACGTAAAAAAAGTTCTTTTCTATTTTTTCATTCCTATTTGGAGTAGGTCTATACATTTTCGCCTCAAGAGCCGAAAGCCGGGGAGATAGACCTAGATGGCGTATGGCTAGACGTTTACTAATCCTTTTGCTGCTGGGAATCATTCATGTATTTATCTTTTGGGGAACCATTCTGCCCGCATACGCCATTATCGGATTGTTTCTGATCCCTTTTTATCACACAACGGTTTCTACACTTAAAAAGTGGCTTGTGGGTATGACATCCATTTACATCATTTCCTTAGTGTCAAAAATATTTTTACCCTCTCTAGGGGTTATATCATCTATCCTTGATATTTTTTCTAATGACGCTATGCTAATCTTTATTATGTTTTTAGCTGGTTTTTTAACTGCAAAGTCAGGTTGGCTGACACACATACAAGAATTGTCTAAAGCAATTAGAGGGATTCAAATGGTATCATTTCTTTTGTTCATTGGTTTTTCACTATGGATTTGGAACGCTTCTCAAAATGGGAACAGCAATGTAGATTCAGTTACGGGCTTAGGATCTCTCCCAACCACTTTGTTCTACTTAACAACATTATTTCTACTATTAGAAAATAAACAAATGGTGAAATTCCTGAAACCCATATCACGGGTGGGTCAAATGGCGTTTACAAATTATGTAGCACAAAGCATTATAGGGACGGCAATCATTTCAATTATAGGTCTCGAAGTTGTTTCACCAAAAGATATTCTCTACATCGCAGTTCTGATTTATATTATTCAAATCATTTTTAGCACAATCTGGTTCAAGTTTTTTTCCATGGGACCCTTAGAAAAGCTTTGGCGCTTGATGACTTATGGAAAAAAGCCTGGAACAAAACAATAAAAACTTCACTTTCCTCCTCTTAATGCAAGTCGGAATTTATTTTCCCAACCCAAAAACCCCTTATAAAAAGGGGTTCTCAAGTTTAAGCGCTTTAACTTTTAGGCGACAGATCACAACATGAACATTAAGAATCAGAGAATCAAGTCCAAAGCATCCTGCGAAATCCACACTTTATCTTTAATCATTACCGTCAGCACATTTAGTTTCGTTGTTTTGCCATCCTGTATGGCGATATTTTTATCTATAGGCAGCTTGAGAACTTGGCCTGCTTTTTTCACTACAACCACCGGATTAGTCTTATCGGTCTTATCTAGGGTAATCGTAGCTCCTTTGGCCTTGAATTTATCACTGGATACGTACAGTGTATCCTGAAGCTGCGCCAGATTGAGTCCGGTCACTTCTTGAATATACTTATTCACATCCGTATTCTGGATTACACCACTGTTCACGAAATCAGTCGGTTTAAAATTAGCCGGATGGTAGGCGAATAACCCGACTTCCTCCGATGTGTGATCATCCGTAGAGAAGGTTACACCTATTTTATCCCCCAAAATTTTACCGATGACCGGCGAAAGATTATCTTTCATTCCTAATCTGACTTGATCCGCTTCTTCTTTGGTTAGATCACTAAGTCCATAATTATCCGCCAGGACCTTTTTGAAATTGTTCTCATTAATACTGCCTTCAATGTAATAACTGGTATGCTTCGCTTTCTTCATCACGGAGACTAGGTCTTTGGTGGAATCATAGTTCGTCATATTGAGCCCGCCGGTAGCATGATCCGAAACCGATAAGACTGCTGTATTTCCGTCTTTTTCTGCAAAATCAACAGCGGCTTTAAAGGCTTTATCAAACGCTAATGTCTCACTCATAATACCCACTGGATCGTTATCATGACCATACCAGTCAATCTGGCTTGCTTCGACCATCAGAATAAAACCGTTCTCGTTCTGTGACAACTTCTCTATCGCTACTTTGGTCATTTCAGCAAGGCTCGGTTGCTTTTGCGGATTCAGGTCAAAATCAGCATCCAGTGCTTCAGGGTTGAACAGACCCCAGATTTTATTCGTTTTAGAATTCATTAAACCTGCTTTATCCGTTACGTATTCATACCCATTTGATTTCAGGATTTTGGTTAAATCTTCTCCGTCCTTGCGGTTAATGTCTTCTTTGCCGGGTACCAAATATCCGGACCCACCCCCAAGTAGAACATCTACACCACTGTAGACCATCTGTTCTGCAATAGACTGCGCATTGTCACGCGTGTATGCATGACTTAAAAATGTAGCCGGCGTCGCATCTGTTAATTCACAAGTAAATACCGTTCCTGTACTTTTCCCTGCCATTCTCGCTGCATCCATAATGGTAGGCAGAGGTTTGTTCACGTCCTCTGGCTTAACTGCGCCCACGAACGGCATCGTTATTCGGTCTGGAAGTATGGATACGGTCTCACTCTTAACCTTATGTCCTGTGGCATAAGCCGTAGCTCCCGCAGCGGAATCTGTGGTCAGTGAATCCGTAGAATATGTTCTCACCAGCCCGCTGAAATACTTATCCATCGCAAGCGCCTGCCCTCCCTGATACCATCTGGCCAAGTTCACATCGGATAAGCTCATCCCATCCGTAATAAACAGGATCACGTTCTTGACCGATTTGTTGGTAGGAGCATCAGAGTTATTGGCGCCACTGGCGTAGGTCGTTCCGTTGCCTGCTGCAAGCAGACTACAAACCATAACGGTACTGCAAATTCTCCCGATAACCTTTTTGCGCATTTGAATCCTCCTCTAGCAGATTTTGTTAAGTACGTTACTAGTTTAAAGGAGGATTGTTTGCGGGACAGCACCTATTCTCTTGTTATATATTAAATTCTATGCATATTTTGACTTGACCTGTGCTACTGATAATTGCAAAAAAAAGGGCGCCCTAGGGGCACCCTTTGCATTATTATTGTCTTATTACGAGGATATCTCGAGGCGCTCTACCAGTGCTTTGAATTTGGGAAATTTCGGAGCTTGTAAGGATACGGCCTACCAATATAAACGAAGATGTGACATTATTAAAGTTAAAATTATTCAAGTTTGCCACGCTTTGGCTGCCACGGAACACCCTGAATGATCCCTGAAAGTTAATTCGCGAAAACAGTACAAGCGTTACTTCAGACCTCTGCACAACATTTCTGAGACGAAAACTCGAGAGAACATTGTTAAATCGAAACGCTCCAAGATCACGAACCGCAACTCCTCCACGTCTGAATCGAATCCGGCGATCGGTAAAATTAGTACCCGACCAAAGAGTAAGACGTACATCACTGTTGGCCAATTAAATCAACTCCTTTTCTGAGGTTGATATAGTTTATTACCAACTTCAAAGAACGGTACAAGACAAACGCAGCAGTATAAGAGTCTGTTTTTCGGATCTCCCATGAGGTGCGGCTTTCTATTTCCCTGAGTCGAGCCTCGGATAGGTTAGCAGTTGAAGTGATTTTCCAGTTTATATTCGTCTAACCACTATACACTTTCTTATACGTTAGGAGCGAATATGAAAAGAATAATTCAAACATTCGGGTATTTAGGTAATACATTGTTAGCAGCAGCTTTACTGTCATGGATCTGCGTATTTTTTATTAACGGCTTACCCGGAGTTTATGCTTGGTTGGCACTTAAATTTATCATCCCAATTCTAGGTTTCGTAGGAGTATTACTCAATATCCTTTTAATTTTAGTTTTTATCATCAAGAAGAAAAGCATTTCTAAGAAATGGGTACATCTCGTTTTATGTACTGTATTAGCTTCACATTTCCTCCTGACCATGAATATTATACAGTTGGCATATCCTGTACGTATAATCAACGTCCACCCTTCAGTCACAGTTAAATGGCCATTTTCTGAGCAAACAGTTGTTGGCTGGGGTGGTGATTCCACCGACAATAATCTGCCTCATGCCACTTGGCCTTCGGAACGTTGGGCCTATGATTTAGTCATGGAACCCTATAATACAGGAAGTACTAATCTGGAAGATTACGGAATTTGGAAGCAAAAGGTCCTATCACCGGTATCTGGAACGGTTATTGCAGCTTTTGACGATGAATCTGATATTGTGCCAGGTACCGAAAAATTCATTTCTATGGAAGGAAATCACGTTTATCTTAGAATTGATGCAACGGGAACCTACTTATTACTTAATCACCTCAAACAAGATAGTGTTACCGTTGCAGTTGGAGATCACGTCAAGGCCGGAGAAGTGCTTGGACATGTAGGAAATAGTGGTTCCACATCGGAACCCCATCTGCATATTCATCATCAGCGCCAAGACCCAACCCAAACCCTCTTGCCTATTCTGGCCGAAGGTCTGCCGTTATACTTTGAAGGGACAAATGCAGAGGTTATGCCGTTAAAAGGAACAAAAGTCACGCCAATCCGCAATGAATCATGATCTGGTAAAAAGTGAAGCTATCTTTCGGAGGAGTTACCGTAGGAGGAATGGACAGCTTCAACAACTATGAAAAAAAGGCGTTAACGGATGCCTAAGCCCCGTCGACGCCTCCTCTATCCATTCATTGCATTCCTACCTCTGCTGGAAGCGAGTTATTTCTTGTCCCCACTGCTTTAATAACGAAATTGTAGGCTTTAGCAGAATCCATACCGTTTA
The window above is part of the Paenibacillus sp. FSL K6-0276 genome. Proteins encoded here:
- a CDS encoding DUF418 domain-containing protein; this translates as MARRLLILLLLGIIHVFIFWGTILPAYAIIGLFLIPFYHTTVSTLKKWLVGMTSIYIISLVSKIFLPSLGVISSILDIFSNDAMLIFIMFLAGFLTAKSGWLTHIQELSKAIRGIQMVSFLLFIGFSLWIWNASQNGNSNVDSVTGLGSLPTTLFYLTTLFLLLENKQMVKFLKPISRVGQMAFTNYVAQSIIGTAIISIIGLEVVSPKDILYIAVLIYIIQIIFSTIWFKFFSMGPLEKLWRLMTYGKKPGTKQ
- a CDS encoding protein rep, whose protein sequence is MLVSWKRSLQLAYYNHYLITQVNKEKHVNWLIVELGLDNVTEENINKELDHILIGFNRLFKYKSITQASLGYFRMLDIVKSGDLYYPRIYVLLPMIKSYFQGRYYIKHDNWVSLWSKALNRENNLFVKMKVVSSKKDDHGIVLKMEQGLSILHDVENTKIPVNFNPQLESRRLIGYSKLLKDVMDQIESDQAFDLDMDRFDVKDSIANCAFENMLEWHPGFRFKENNPFSNLK
- a CDS encoding alkaline phosphatase, which translates into the protein MRKKVIGRICSTVMVCSLLAAGNGTTYASGANNSDAPTNKSVKNVILFITDGMSLSDVNLARWYQGGQALAMDKYFSGLVRTYSTDSLTTDSAAGATAYATGHKVKSETVSILPDRITMPFVGAVKPEDVNKPLPTIMDAARMAGKSTGTVFTCELTDATPATFLSHAYTRDNAQSIAEQMVYSGVDVLLGGGSGYLVPGKEDINRKDGEDLTKILKSNGYEYVTDKAGLMNSKTNKIWGLFNPEALDADFDLNPQKQPSLAEMTKVAIEKLSQNENGFILMVEASQIDWYGHDNDPVGIMSETLAFDKAFKAAVDFAEKDGNTAVLSVSDHATGGLNMTNYDSTKDLVSVMKKAKHTSYYIEGSINENNFKKVLADNYGLSDLTKEEADQVRLGMKDNLSPVIGKILGDKIGVTFSTDDHTSEEVGLFAYHPANFKPTDFVNSGVIQNTDVNKYIQEVTGLNLAQLQDTLYVSSDKFKAKGATITLDKTDKTNPVVVVKKAGQVLKLPIDKNIAIQDGKTTKLNVLTVMIKDKVWISQDALDLIL
- the tyrS gene encoding tyrosine--tRNA ligase — its product is MNIIDELEWRDAINQQTDAEGLRELVSEKKIALYCGVDPTGDSMHIGHLIPFMMMKRFQLFGHHPVILIGGATGTIGDPSGRQTERQLQTLEQVQDNVNALTVQMKKLFETDSDNKLAMVNNFDWTHKINIIDFLRDYGKNFSVNAMLAKDIVASRLDSGISFTEFSYQILQSMDFHHLFKEEDVQLQIGGADQWGNITSGLDLIRKKEGPNAKAFGLTIPLMLKADGTKFGKTAGGAIWLDPKKTTPFEFFQFWVNTDDRDVIRYLKFFTFLTKDVIGELENKVKTEPGKREAQRVLAGEMTRFVHSEEALVQAIKISEALFSGDIKSLTTDEIEQGFKEMPTFQATKETKNIVDWLVDVGIEPSKRQAREDIVNGAISMNGERLDDVNMDVTMDKTFDGRFIIIRKGKKSYSLVKLGE
- a CDS encoding M23 family metallopeptidase; translation: MKRIIQTFGYLGNTLLAAALLSWICVFFINGLPGVYAWLALKFIIPILGFVGVLLNILLILVFIIKKKSISKKWVHLVLCTVLASHFLLTMNIIQLAYPVRIINVHPSVTVKWPFSEQTVVGWGGDSTDNNLPHATWPSERWAYDLVMEPYNTGSTNLEDYGIWKQKVLSPVSGTVIAAFDDESDIVPGTEKFISMEGNHVYLRIDATGTYLLLNHLKQDSVTVAVGDHVKAGEVLGHVGNSGSTSEPHLHIHHQRQDPTQTLLPILAEGLPLYFEGTNAEVMPLKGTKVTPIRNES
- the tyrP gene encoding tyrosine-tyramine antiporter; this encodes MASSKKLTLFGLIGITMAFFGTVRSVPSLAVTGWTQIFYMLVAAILFALPIALMSAELSTGFQEDGGPQVWVKKAMGEKWGFVTSWLLWVQMFFGMVMVASTVGILLGYVINKPDLSSNNIFIFVIILISYWGVTLLNLKFDMVKIAGNWGAVIGVYIPFGFLIILGLIYMMKHGIQPDNYLGHFKASDLVPNFKDLGSVAYLSAIIFIFAGVEISSVHANNIENPKRNYPIAVISSVIALVILNLIAGLTVSNAVPQGKMELANITQPFVIFCNDLGVPAIFVNIVSAMILIGVLVQLSAWVLGPSKSMIKVADEGNLPKLFQKRTKKDIPITFVMIQAIVISLVSFLYVVVPDVNSAFLIITITTTILYCIVYLLIAISAIRLRYKMPELNRPFRLGNKGNGLMWFVSLLSILSVIITIIVSIIPPSILKPSQYTGYMIYQVAATLVMIAVALIIYKLKKPEWKKNDLAD